The following coding sequences are from one Musa acuminata AAA Group cultivar baxijiao chromosome BXJ1-6, Cavendish_Baxijiao_AAA, whole genome shotgun sequence window:
- the LOC135677525 gene encoding protein E6-like, with product MATLVKQLPLLFLLLLAFSASQSIHARESQFFSKTSREEPKEAAAPSKGEAPAATKKEDPPALPPQSHNGHGLYGRGPYRFSPTTTSSYGTYNYNGGARGNRDSTFQSGVPAGTELGGEEKFENGEEYHAVYNYGTRWKPDNNRPSSFSNEYETTPTTTTPAEWKGETDPTNLYGMSDTRFLENGKYFYDVNAEGKHYAQRSYQWRGNPEGYEPYTGARTGGYGERRYGSWRGGYGHSNAGEQYQGSQEDSVP from the coding sequence ATGGCTACCTTGGTGAAGCAACtgccccttctcttcctcctcctcctcgccttcTCTGCGTCCCAATCAATCCATGCAAGAGAGAGCCAGTTCTTCAGTAAGACCTCAAGAGAAGAACCCAAGGAAGCCGCTGCACCCTCAAAGGGAGAGGCTCCTGCGGCCACCAAGAAGGAAGACCCCCCTGCGCTCCCTCCCCAAAGCCATAATGGCCATGGCCTTTACGGGCGTGGCCCCTACCGGTTCTCGCCCACCACCACGAGCAGCTACGGCACCTACAACTACAACGGCGGCGCCCGTGGGAATCGCGATTCTACCTTCCAATCCGGCGTCCCGGCCGGCACTGAGCTGGGCGGCGAAGAGAAATTCGAGAACGGGGAGGAGTATCATGCGGTGTACAACTACGGCACGCGATGGAAGCCTGACAACAACCGCCCCTCGTCGTTCTCGAACGAGTACGAGACgacgccgacgacgacgacgccggCGGAGTGGAAGGGCGAGACCGATCCCACCAATCTGTACGGCATGAGCGACACCCGGTTCTTGGAGAACGGCAAGTACTTCTACGACGTTAATGCCGAAGGGAAACACTACGCACAGCGTTCCTACCAGTGGAGGGGAAACCCTGAAGGATATGAGCCGTACACCGGCGCAAGAACTGGCGGCTATGGCGAGAGAAGATATGGTTCTTGGAGGGGCGGCTACGGACACAGCAATGCCGGGGAACAGTACCAGGGCAGCCAAGAGGACTCCGTTCCTTGA